The genomic region GAACATGTGGAAACATTACTAGGCAGCACGGTTCAAATATGTTCCTCATAACATGAAGCAGTTATTTTGATGGACATGTGAAAACAGTACTAGGCAACCCGGTTCAAATATATTCTCATAACATGAAGATGGACATCCCCGTCTGAACTGTCATGCGGGAGTTCCTGTTATTCATGGATGACAGCAGCTACAAATTGCAGCCTTGTCATGTATTGCTTCACTCGTACACTTAATCAGTTTCCATAATACTAATATCATGCCAAATGGACCAAGGAAATGCTACATCAAGAATATCTGGATTGACATGGTGATATACATATAAGTGTTTTTCTAGCTCGAATGGAACAAGCACTAAGCCATAACCATGCACCGGATCACCCTAACTGATATGCACAGGCCTAAACAGGTTTGATTACCAATGTGCATGGGCTGCAGTTATACAAAGTAGTCGAGGCATACCTCCAAAATCTTTGGCTTGAATTTATCATCAAGCATAACATCAACACCATAGATGGCCCGACAGAATGAGTTCTGCATCTCAGGATGGACAGCTGAGGCTGACTCAAAGACACGCCTTATCATAATACGTATGCTTTCATGAATCTCCAGCCATTTAACTGAAATTTTAACAGTAAATTAGAAACCTAAGACATCGCTACACTAAAGAGGGGGAATGCAAGCTGTTGTAAACCTTGGTGCTCCTTCTCAAACGCCTTGACGAACTCTGGAGTATTCATATGGTTCATCCTTCCATTATAGTTCTGGATGGGAAGAGAAATTAGGGAGCTAGATTACACTCTTAAACATTTATTACCAAGAAAAGTTTACGGCTGGTCACTATATGAGCATACAGCTAGAGCCTATAAGATATAACAGGAGATAAAATAGAACATCAACAAGCTTCTGCACAACTGACATTCATGATGTGATATTATGAAGTAACACATCTAACTTCAGGTGAAATTTGATCTTACCATCACAGTGAAATGGGTCTCGTACTCAAAAAGGCTAGTTTTCTCCAAAGTGTACTGATTGTTTGCTAACCTGACCTACAATAAGGAAAAGATAGATGCACAATAGTCACTGGATATCATCATCAAGTAATGGCCACAGACATTCACTAAGTATCATTAAACTTTCAGGCATACCCAAAAAACATCACAAAGAAGTATATCCAAAGGGCATATACTGCGGACCAAAACAATGTACCGAAGATCAAACTTTCTTCCTTGGAAAAGCGCAGGACACTCAATATACTTTTGGCATATCTTGGGACCCGTCTCCATAAGTCGGATGATAGCAGATAGATCACCACTGACAGTGGTATCAATTGTTCTTGCCATATTCCAAGGCTTCATGATCCATAAGTTGTCCTTACCATCCCGTTTCCTCACAGAGTAATCGCCAATTAGTTGAGACAAATGGGTCTCTAGGTTATATGTAGGTTGAAGCCACTCAGGTGAGCCCCATGCCTGTAGGAGTTCATTTTAGTTTTCAGATGCCGCTAACATTAAAGGTACTGAATTCAAAACAGTAAAGCTATGCCAGATGTTTCTTCAAAAAGAAGGTGTACACCAAACAGCTCAGTAGCTCACCCTGTGGATAGTATCCGCTAAGTGGTGCTTCATGACCAGACAAGCCTCAAAAGGAAACTGATTCATGTATTGTTGGTCTGTGAGACCTAGTGAACTCTTTAATTCAGAATCAATTTGCATGCCTGCCCAGATGATGTCTGCATCCTTCGGATCAGTTGCTGCAGGAAAACAAGTTAGATGTAAACGAGGAGCTAATTTCCTTTGAAGCATACGTTGCAGAAATAAAGGAATACACTATGAATCGCCATGACTGTACAAGCATATTAAAGGAGCCAATAAAACCAGGTGGCATACAAATAATGTCTTATTAGAAGAGTATGCTAAAAATTAGCACAACTTCAGTTCTGTTCAGTTCACTGACAAATATTACAAGATATTATTCATCAAGCCATAACCATAATTTACAACTTAAATAGTAAACTATTAACTATATGATAGCAGAGTGCTATCATGGGGTGTACACGAAATTAGCAAAAGGATATAATATTTATTTATCCTTCTGTAAAACAAAAAGGTATCATGACATGATTTTCATGTTCTGTCTTTGCTTTCCACATGAACAAATATTCCaacaaaaggaggacaagtgaTGAAAGGAGGGAAAGGAAATGGACTGTGGGAATCACAGGGCAAAACTTATAAGGAACAATAGCCAGGGTGCATCCCCATCAAAAAAACAGTCAATCCTGAAAAAATAGTTACAGAAAAATAATAAAGCAGGAGCTTTGCTTACTGAGAACAAACTCTGGACGTGTTAAGAACTCCTCTACTTGGGGTATATCAGTAAATACTCGAAGTGGACGGCCATCACTTGGACGTACACTTTTGGTTGAGGGCGCCTCTTTTATAGGACAAATACTAGTTGACTGAAGCTGCTCCTCATACTTCCTGAATTCCTATGAAGTAGCCAGAAAGCAAGAGAGAACATAAGACTAATTCATTGGGGTTCATGTACAGCTCAAACCAGTCAGTACTGGCATGGAAAAAAGTACCTGAATAAAATATTTCTCTGGTGTGTGGAACCAGGCTGTAAGCCTAGCTGAGCGTTGTTTGTCTTCGCCAATACCAAACAAGAAATCCCGGGTACATTCTTCTCCAGTATGAACATCACAAATAGGCCACAGAATTGTGTAACTGAAAATATTGGATATTAACAAACTAAATAATGATAGAATGTTCCTACAATTCAAATGTCAATACCTTATAGCAGAAGCTAATTTTCCTTCTGGCATGAACAAAAAAGGAGATATCCTAAAGTTTGCATCATCACTATGGCGCATGGCTGAGCCCAACTCATCCATGACATACCTGCATAAATAACCAATCACGAAACATATAACACAGTAAAACAAGCAAATGTGTTTCATGTCCTAGTAGAATGTTTCTCAATGTCCAAAAGTGAAAGCAAACATATTTCCTGGATGATCTAACTGGATGGATTTAGTATTACATAAAACCCTACTCTAGCAGTAGGTGTTAGTCAAGGTCATAATGTTAACATGATTCTTTTTGCACGAACTCTTGCAGGGATTTAACTACACAGTAACTAAATTTACACCAACCACTCGTCCAGAAGGGATGAAAAAATATTGCAGCAATGgcataccaaatgggtgtttcatcAAACTTTTCTTCATCGGCAAGCCGGTATGTCATAAGATACAGCCACATTGCACCAATAACTCTTTCAGCCAGGGATTCTTCAGGTGACCATTCTGGAACACGTGGTTTAAGTGCAGAGTCCACTACATGCTTAGCGTTCTCGACTATAGTTAACGCATTGACACCATTCAGCAAATTTATATTGGGAAGAGACTCAATAATGGTAATTGCACTGTCTCCAAGAGGGCCAGGAATGTCTACCTGTCAAAAGATAATCATTTTCCATGTAGAAGTTGATAACACTCATCCTAGTCTAGAAACAAGACGAGAACTAAAGATAACAACAAATTTCTGAGAAAATATGAAGTTTCGACAATGATACCTCCAACTCCTGTAACTGTGTAAACCCACTAAATAACTTAAAGAGATCATTGCCAGACATTTGGTCCAAAGGATTGCCACGGATGTTCAAATTTGAAAGAGATGACAGTTTACTAGAGGAGAACACCTTCAAAATTAAAAATGTAGAGAGGAAAATTGTCAGTGGAGCGGTTCACCTTTTCTGAGTGTACTGTTCTGACAAAATGATAGCTTAAACTAGGGAAAATGATACGGGTAACCTTTTTGTGACGTCGTGTTTTAAAATTATAGAGAACCAATTGTGGGCATTAGGTATCTTACCTCAGGTAGTTTGTGGATGGACCTATCAGAAAGGTCAAGAGTCACaatattatccaatgatatgtttcCCACAGACAAACAGGGATTTTCTGCTCCAACCATATCCCCACAGAAACCTAAAGCCCACTCTCTAGCTTTCCTTGTAAAATGTGAATTGTAGATTTCCAATTCAGGAAGACCATCAAGAACATCTTTCTCAGTGCTGTCAACATCAAGAAAATATTACAATGACATAACAGGACTTTACAACAATATTACCTGAAATAGACATCACATATAAGTTCTGAAATATTTCAGCTAGTCAGAGTTTTGTTCACTTGCTATTTGTTAAAGCCGAGTGTTGTTCACTTGCTATTTGTTAACGCCCAGAAACTGCACATCTGTATCGTGTTGTTTTTACCACATACATGCAGCATGACCAAATACTATGAACAATGCTCTAGCGTTTTTCAGATAAACATAATCTACACCCCTAAATTATCATAAGCCAAATTTTACTAACCCATCCATGCATACATTCCAAACACAGGGTTTGGCTGTAAGAACACAGAAAATGAATGAGTCAGAAACTGGCCGGCGCCGGGCAGGTTTACTTCTTCCTTTCGAGAAGCCACTTTTTTAGTACTGTTCCATCCGTATTTAAGTTCATCATGCCAGCCCGATCATTTGATGAACTACGAAAGTATAATTTCTCGGTTATCATTTGCAGCAGCTCTACAGTCCGACACTCAGTGGCAAGCATTATATCATTTGAAGGCAAATATGTAGTTACTTTCTTAACTCCATACATCAGGATCACTATTTTTTTTCATGGATAGACCTATAACCAATTAAGAACAGGGAAAATGTGCATAGGAGAGTTTACAAAATAGATAACTTAAGAAAAAATATGTAAAGCACAATTCTGACCATTGGTTAAGGACAGGGTTCTCATTCAACCAAAGTGCCTTTAACCTTCCACACTTCCCGATTTCTTGCATTACTTTTTCTGGATCCTGCAGCTTGTTTCCCCATAGATTGAGGGCTACCAGATTCTAATGAGAAAGAAACGAAAGATCAGTTTCAGGAAAACATCAAATACAAACCGTAGATCAGTCAGAAACAGTTCTCCCGACAAATAACATAGAAGAACAGTGAAAAGCTCTTCTGAAATGAGCTGTGGCACTTAGAAGAGAACATTTGTTATATTCTTTTGATCACAAATAAAACCACGGAATCATCAAATATAAACATACACACTGCAATATATTACTACTATTATACTTATATGAGATCAACCATATATACTATACTGTACACTAGTCgaaggcacgtgctttgcacgtgtGCATTCTTAATTAAAAATTTGCATAcaagaagaaaattttaaatataaATGAAGCACTTTTTATATGGAGTTTTAACTTCACAACCTTTTGCGGAGTTACAATGTTCATGAACAAAtttgattttcttttttttaaaacatGTTAAGAGTAATTTTGGTTAAACACTTACTTGACAAACTTGTTGTTAATACTCTCAAACCGTTAAATCACATCATGGGATCAAAActatatattttttcaaaaaaataatcatCTCCATGCATTCTACATCACTTGGACGTAGATGGAATACAATGCATTCTACACCATGCATATTCAATATTTTTGCGAAAAAATGGGTATGTAATCAGTCCATATATACATATACATGTAAATGAATGGTAGCATCATAAAATTCATGCAAAAACGTGAGAACAGCCGTTCCGCTTGACCTTTTTTTTTTACCTTTCTTTATTTTGCAGAAAAATGGGTATGTATCAGTCCATATATACACATACACGTAAATGAATGGTATCATCTTAAAATTCATGCAAAAACGTGAGAACAGCCGTTCCGCTTGACCTTCtgttttttttcttactttttatTAGAAACACATTTTGATTTTATTTTTCCTAAAAAAACTTTTGATTTTATTTGAGAGGTATGTGGTCGACCATTTTTTTTTCCTGCCTTGCCAGCTAGGCTAAAATATGGTTTGGGCTGACAATTGGTTATACGCACACGGGCCTTGAAGCTTGCCACTGGGCCAACTGTATGGAGCCCCAGTCCAGTCAGAAACGTCAAACATCAGATCAGCTCCCTCGCACGCTGTCGAGCGAGTTCCCTGAAAAAAGGACAATCGAGCGGAGCGCCACGGCGCCGCCGCCCCTTCTCCCGTGTCTCTGCCCCCCACCCCCCGGGACATCCGACAGGCGCAGGCGCAGTGCACGACTCGGCCATCCCGCAGTTGCAGGTACAGTGCACGACCCAGCTATCCCGCTGCCGGACTGCCATGCCGCGCGCCGGCGCTGTGACGACCCGGCCATCCCGCAGTT from Triticum aestivum cultivar Chinese Spring chromosome 4A, IWGSC CS RefSeq v2.1, whole genome shotgun sequence harbors:
- the LOC123084720 gene encoding tubulin--tyrosine ligase-like protein 12, with the protein product MSPAAAAPAPCDDRVRSFEDFARVHQFLLIAAGVPPSLHRRLYRKLADEVFDGGERFSVEPCEEGRQRRLVLASDTALGREADVFLVDHAWSFRLSDALKQLREVPGLAERMAALMCVDLDRKTEVEESDEQCSENGGGLEHVLQVVEKERIRIQESGSDFAAWLELEELGIDDDMLVALDLSANFPNLVALNLWGNKLQDPEKVMQEIGKCGRLKALWLNENPVLNQCTEKDVLDGLPELEIYNSHFTRKAREWALGFCGDMVGAENPCLSVGNISLDNIVTLDLSDRSIHKLPEVFSSSKLSSLSNLNIRGNPLDQMSGNDLFKLFSGFTQLQELEVDIPGPLGDSAITIIESLPNINLLNGVNALTIVENAKHVVDSALKPRVPEWSPEESLAERVIGAMWLYLMTYRLADEEKFDETPIWYVMDELGSAMRHSDDANFRISPFLFMPEGKLASAISYTILWPICDVHTGEECTRDFLFGIGEDKQRSARLTAWFHTPEKYFIQEFRKYEEQLQSTSICPIKEAPSTKSVRPSDGRPLRVFTDIPQVEEFLTRPEFVLTTDPKDADIIWAGMQIDSELKSSLGLTDQQYMNQFPFEACLVMKHHLADTIHRAWGSPEWLQPTYNLETHLSQLIGDYSVRKRDGKDNLWIMKPWNMARTIDTTVSGDLSAIIRLMETGPKICQKYIECPALFQGRKFDLRYIVLVRSICPLDILLCDVFWVRLANNQYTLEKTSLFEYETHFTVMNYNGRMNHMNTPEFVKAFEKEHQVKWLEIHESIRIMIRRVFESASAVHPEMQNSFCRAIYGVDVMLDDKFKPKILEVTYCPDCTRACQYDTQALVGSQGPIKGSDFFNTVFGCLFLDDLTNVSPL